One window of Mycoplasma parvum str. Indiana genomic DNA carries:
- a CDS encoding MPN555 family protein chaperone: MQEKLVSKPSFKSKVKRNRAINWGSLVVVNEIKTLPHLVENFEQALKAANPGITKKELEEKKKEVILKDNIFNCVMDEVASAYSIEFDEEEVKEKEKKFLEQFQGFSADEIRSNVKVMILKELIYEDLAKEWGLEVSLDVARDVLKDFLSKTGQSYSEYLNDPDRIEMVRKSILEQTITTRIINGFETKIQLGDNSGRVVKQKMLKS, translated from the coding sequence GTGCAAGAAAAGTTAGTTAGTAAACCGTCATTTAAATCAAAAGTTAAGAGAAATAGAGCAATTAATTGGGGAAGTTTAGTAGTGGTTAATGAAATTAAAACCCTCCCTCATTTGGTTGAAAATTTTGAACAAGCATTGAAAGCTGCTAATCCGGGAATTACTAAAAAGGAGTTAGAAGAAAAGAAAAAAGAAGTTATTTTGAAAGATAATATTTTTAATTGCGTGATGGATGAAGTTGCTTCTGCATATTCAATTGAATTTGATGAAGAAGAAGTAAAGGAAAAAGAAAAGAAATTTTTAGAACAATTTCAAGGTTTTAGTGCTGATGAAATAAGGAGTAATGTTAAAGTAATGATTCTTAAAGAATTAATTTATGAAGATTTGGCTAAGGAATGAGGTTTAGAAGTTTCTTTAGATGTGGCTAGAGATGTTTTAAAAGATTTTTTAAGTAAAACTGGACAAAGTTATTCAGAGTATTTAAATGATCCTGATAGAATTGAAATGGTTAGAAAAAGCATTTTAGAACAAACAATTACAACTAGAATTATTAATGGCTTTGAAACTAAAATTCAATTAGGGGATAATAGCGGCAGAGTAGTTAAACAAAAAATGCTTAAATCTTAA
- the eno gene encoding phosphopyruvate hydratase, whose translation MAFSIDNLFAYELIDSRGNPTVACIAKVAKGKLFNKKSFTAKVLVPSGASTGSKEALELRDGDSSRFCGKGVKKAVHYINYVLGPSLIENDVNPADQAELDQFLIDLDGTENKSRYGANTILAVSLAVAKAVAKAKSLPFYQYVAELAGSPKARKYVLPLPMVNVINGGAHSDNSLDFQEFMFVPVGASSMHEAVRISAECFHELAKYLKSRGLSTAKGDEGGFAPNFNSNEEALNAMLIAISNAGYKAGVIHGHVAIALDCAASELYDKETKLYKFKKMIKAGCISEEKGTKGTVQMIDYYVELVEKYPIISIEDPLSEDDLDGWSLLHKRIGEKVQIVGDDLYCTNPELTQMGVDKGLSNSVLIKVNQIGTLSETLKTMQLAKKAGWSCIVSHRSGETEDTTIADIAVGTAAGQIKTGSFSRSERIAKYNRLLEIEIDLTSVNSTFYGLYSLFSLDFNNTELFKPKNYLVNEMTGEVRAETVREEKKYEDKDSSILSSFGNPNLFESSRENTKKKGVKVGSNGGSNNDDDDEIDKEVEREIDEELGRGGGGNTKKKGVKVGSNGGSNNDDDDEIDREVEREIDEELGRGGGGKSK comes from the coding sequence GTGGCTTTTAGTATAGATAATTTATTTGCATACGAGTTAATTGATTCTAGAGGAAATCCAACAGTTGCGTGCATTGCAAAAGTTGCAAAGGGAAAATTATTCAATAAGAAAAGCTTTACAGCTAAAGTATTAGTTCCTTCGGGAGCTTCTACTGGATCTAAAGAAGCTCTTGAATTGAGAGATGGAGATTCATCAAGATTTTGTGGTAAAGGAGTTAAAAAAGCTGTTCACTACATTAATTATGTTCTAGGCCCTTCATTAATTGAAAATGATGTAAATCCAGCTGATCAAGCAGAATTAGATCAGTTTTTGATTGATCTTGATGGAACTGAAAATAAGTCAAGATATGGAGCTAATACAATTCTTGCTGTTTCATTGGCTGTTGCAAAAGCTGTTGCAAAAGCTAAATCATTACCTTTCTATCAGTATGTAGCTGAACTTGCAGGAAGTCCAAAAGCTAGAAAGTATGTTCTTCCTTTGCCAATGGTGAATGTTATTAATGGGGGCGCTCACTCAGATAATTCATTGGATTTCCAAGAATTTATGTTTGTTCCTGTTGGAGCATCTTCTATGCATGAAGCAGTTAGAATTTCTGCTGAATGTTTTCATGAATTGGCTAAATACTTAAAGAGCAGAGGTCTTTCTACAGCTAAGGGCGATGAAGGAGGATTTGCTCCTAATTTCAATTCGAATGAAGAAGCATTAAATGCTATGTTAATTGCAATTTCCAATGCTGGTTACAAAGCTGGAGTAATACACGGACATGTAGCTATTGCTTTGGATTGCGCAGCTAGTGAATTGTATGACAAAGAAACAAAACTTTATAAGTTTAAAAAAATGATTAAGGCTGGTTGCATTTCTGAAGAAAAAGGAACAAAAGGTACTGTTCAAATGATTGATTATTATGTTGAGTTAGTTGAAAAATATCCTATTATTTCAATTGAAGATCCCCTTTCTGAAGATGATTTGGATGGATGATCCTTATTACATAAGAGAATTGGTGAAAAAGTTCAAATAGTTGGAGATGATCTTTATTGCACAAATCCAGAATTAACTCAAATGGGAGTTGATAAAGGACTATCCAATTCAGTTTTAATTAAAGTTAATCAAATAGGTACATTATCTGAAACTTTGAAAACTATGCAATTAGCTAAGAAAGCTGGTTGATCATGTATTGTTTCTCACAGATCTGGAGAAACTGAAGATACAACTATTGCTGATATTGCAGTTGGAACTGCGGCCGGTCAAATCAAGACAGGTTCATTTTCAAGATCCGAAAGAATAGCTAAATACAATAGATTGCTTGAAATTGAAATAGATTTGACTTCTGTTAATTCAACCTTTTATGGTCTTTATAGTTTATTCAGTCTTGACTTCAATAATACTGAATTGTTTAAACCTAAAAATTATTTAGTTAATGAAATGACTGGAGAAGTTAGAGCTGAAACTGTAAGAGAAGAAAAGAAATATGAAGATAAAGATTCTTCTATCCTTTCTTCTTTCGGAAATCCTAATTTATTTGAATCTTCAAGAGAAAATACTAAGAAGAAAGGTGTAAAAGTTGGAAGTAATGGAGGAAGCAATAATGATGACGACGATGAAATTGATAAAGAAGTAGAAAGAGAAATAGATGAAGAATTAGGAAGAGGTGGTGGAGGAAATACTAAGAAGAAAGGTGTAAAAGTTGGAAGTAATGGAGGAAGCAATAATGATGACGACGATGAAATTGATAGAGAAGTGGAAAGAGAAATAGATGAAGAATTAGGAAGAGGCGGCGGCGGAAAAAGTAAATAA